TGGCCGTGTTATGACGAATCGCACCCTGGAGAAATGTTTCTGCATGGCCGCTTGTGGGCCGATCCGCTCATTGGTCCGCGCGCGCCGTTCAGCGTGGTGGAGTTTGAGCCGCCCGTGGACGCGCTGGACAAGCAATATCCCATCCGCCTGACCACCGGCCGCCGGCTCGATGATTACAATACCGGCGTGCAGAGCGGAAAATATGCGTCGCCGCTGCGGCACGATGAAGCGCTGGATGTTTCTCCGGAAGACGGCCTGCTCTACAAATTGCGCGAAGGCGAAAAAGTCCGCGTGACGTCGCGACGCGGATCGCTGGTGGCGCCGGTGCGTTTCGATTCGGCGCTACGGCCCGGACTCGCGTTCCTGTCGGTCCACGCGCATGACCAGGTTGCGACCAATGATCTGACCATTGACGCCGTGGACCCCAAGTCTGGCACATCAGAGTTCAAGGCCACGGCCATTCGCATTGAGAAAATATAAGGGGACCCTTTGGACCTTCATCTGACCAGCGCGCAAGCCACCGCAGACGAACGCGCCGCTGTTGATTCAGAACTGGGCGCGCCGGAATCCGGCTGGCAAGGCGGCCAGCGGCAAACCGCAGACACGCGCTCGGCGTTCAACGGCCACTATGGCTCGCGCCACAGGCTGCTTCCCGTGCTCCACGCGGTGCAGAAGCGCATAGGGTGGATCAGTCCGGGCGCTCTCAACTATGTTGCCGTGCGCTTGGACGTTGCTCCCGCGGAAGTGCACGGCGTGGCGTCTTTCTATGGAATGTTTTCGCTGGCGGCACGGCCTGCGGTGGTAGCGCACGTTTGCGACGACATTGCGTGCATCACGCGCGGTTCGGACAAAGTTTGTGCCGAACTGGAAAAGAAACTTGGTCCCGCAGGTTCCCCGTGCTCCGGCGGACGCGCTACTTGGCTGCGCAGCCAATGCCTTGGCCTGTGTGAGCGCGCTCCCGCCGCGCTGATCAGCGCAGCCGGGGAAAAACCGCGCGAACGCGTGTTGGCGCCTGCGTCGGCGGAAACTGTTCAGACATTAGTGAGCGACGCCGTTGCCGGGCGAATGCCAGCAGAGCCGGACGAACTTAACATCAAGGCCAGTGTTCCGCAGGCCGCGCAGAAGCGTGATTCATCGCCTCTGCGGCTTCTCCAGCGCTTTAGCCAAGGCGACGCATCCGGCTTGGAAGGTTACAAAAAGCTCGGCGGCTATCAAGGTTTGAGAAAAGCTCTTGCGTTTGGCGCGGAAGGCACGTTGCGTGAGATCTCTGCTTCCAAGCTTCTGGGGCGCGGCGGCGCGGCGTTTCCCACGGCCAATAAGTGGGAAGCTCTCTTCCTGCAGCGTCACCTGCTGCAAACCGACTCCAGCCGCACACACTACGTGATCTGCAACGCCGACGAATCCGAACCCGGCACGTTCAAAGACCGCATCTTGATGGAAGGCGATCCGTTCGCTGTTCTTGAGGGCATGACGATTGCCGGCTTGGTCACCGGCGCGCGCCAGGGCTACATCTACCTGCGCGGCGAATACCCGCTGGCCGCCGAGCGCATGCAAAACGCCATCGACGATGCCCGCAAGAACGGGTTCCTCGGTGAAAACATTCTGGGCAGCGACCTGAGCTTTAACATTGAAATTCGCCGCGGCGCGGGTGCTTACATCTGCGGTGAAGAAACCGCGCTGTTCAATTCGATTGAAGGCTACCGCGGCGAGCCGCGCAACAAGCCGCCGTTCCCCACGCAGTCCGGCCTCTTCCGCCAGCCCACCGCGGTCAACAACGTGGAAACGCTGGTGAACGTCCCCGGCATCATCCGTGAAGGCGGCGCGGCTTATGCCAAGCTGGGTACGGAGAATTCCGCGGGCACCCGGCTCTTCTGCTTGTGCGGACACGTGGCGCGCCCCGGCGTTTACGAAACCGTCATGGGAACCACGCTGCGCCAGCTTATGGATCTTGCCGGCGGCGTGGCTGGCAGCGGCAAATTGCAAGCTGTCCTGCTGGGCGGCGCGGCCGGAACTTTTGTTGCGCCCAAGGAACTCGATACGCCGCTGACTTTTGAAGGGACGCGCGCCATCGGCGCTACGCTGGGTTCGGGCGTGGTCATGCTGTTTGACGATACGGTGGATCTGCGCCGCATCCTGCTGCGCATCGCCAGCTTCTTCCGCCATGAAACCTGCGGCCAGTGTGTTCCCTGCCGCGTGGGCGTGACTCGCCAGGAAGAGGCGTTGCAGCGCCTGATGAACGGCAAGCCTCTCGGCTCCGCGGCGCAGGAATTGAATTTGGTCCGCGAGATGGCCCAGGCCATGCGCGACGCCTCAATCTGCGGTCTGGGCCAGACCGCAGCCAGCGCGCTGGAATCCGCGCTACAGAGATGGAGATTGTTCTCATGAGCAAATCGGTTACAGCAATCACGCAATTGCTCGACGCGCCCCAGCCCACCATTCCTCTGCCGCGCGGACCCGTGCCGCAAGCGCCGCCGGAGCGCGAGCGCAGGTTGGTTGAAATCAAGATTGACGACCGCGCTATTTCCGTCCCCGAGGGATCAACGATTCTCGACGCCGCCAAAAAAATTGGCATTGACACTCCGACACTGTGCTTCCTCGAAAGCCTGACGCCCGTCAACGTGTGCCGCGTATGTGTCGTCGAACTCGAAGGTTCGCGCACGCTGGTTCCGGCTTGTTCGCGCAAAGCGGAACCCAACATGTCCATTAAGACGGACTCGGAACGCGTACGCCTAAGCCGCCGACTGGTGCTGGAGTTTTTGGCGTCGTCGGTGGACCTTTCCACCGCGCCAGCCATGCAGGAATATATGAAGCGCTACGGCGCGCACCCGGAACGCTTTGGCGACGCGCACGCCACCGTCGCCCAGCCGGTGAAGATTGACAACGATCTGTACGTCCGCGACTACTCCAAGTGCGTCCTCTGCTACAAGTGCGTGGAAGCCTGCGGCGTGGACGCGCAGAACACGTTCGCCATCGCGGTGGCGGGCCGCGGCTTTTCCGCGCATATCGCCACGGAGTTTGACGTTCCCCTGCCTGACTCGGCCTGCGTCTACTGCGGCAACTGCATCGGCGTTTGTCCCACCGGGGCGCTCATGTTCAAGAGCGAATATGACATGCGCCAGGCGGGCACTTGGGACGAAGCACGCCAGTCGCAGATGGACACCATTTGTCCTTATTGCGGGGTGGGTTGCAATCTCACGGTCCATGAACAGGACGGAAAGATCGTCCGCGTAACTTCTCCGCTGGACCACACGGTCACCCACGGGAACCTGTGCATCAAAGGACGCTTTGGCTGGCAGTATGTGCAGATTGCGCCCGCAGAGAATGGGAAGTAACGCGGCCGCGTCTCATTTCAACAGCAATTGCGCCAACTCCGCCACGCTGCTGACCTGCACCGTGGGCTGCGCCACCGCGGGCTTGGCAGCGCCGGAACCTGGCCGGATGGACGGCCGGTTGACCCACGCGTTGCGGATGCCCAGCAGGTTCGCCGGAACAACATCGTGGTACAGGCTCTGCGCGGCGTGGAGGATTTCCTGCTTCTTGAGGCCGCTGCGCGCCATCGCCTCCTGAAAATTCCTGAGAGACGGCTTATAGCTCTGCACTTGCTGCGCCGTCACAATGAGCGAGAACTCCACGCCCAGTTTCTTTTTTGTCACGGCAAACAAGTCATCATCAATGTTGGAGATCACGCCCAGGCGGAAACGCCGGGACAGCGCGTGCAGACCAGCAACCGTGTCGGGGAACGGCTCCCAACTGGTGAGAGATTGGGCAAAGCGGCTGCCGTCGTCTTCCGAAATCGTGGCTCCCAGCCGGCGGCCCATTTCCTGTACGGTCTGTGAGAGTACTTGTTTGTACGGAAGGTAGGGTCCGGCTTCGAGCTCCGCTTCAATCTCGCCATAGTGCTCCAGAAGCTGGAGATCGGAGACCTGCCGGCCCTCGCGGGAAAACAAGGGACGCAAAGCAGCGAGCATCCCCGTCTCCCAATCAATCAGGGTGCCGTAGCAATCGAATGTGATCAGCCGGATGGAAGAGAAATCCATGGAACCAAGATTACTTTTTGAGCGCGGCCGCTGTCCAATCGCCGCGCTCAGCGCGAACGAAAGAAGACCAAGAGCTTTGCTCCTGGCCGCAGCGCGTAGCATACTGTTGAGGTGATGCCAACGCCTCTCAGCGACAATCCATTTGCCATTTTGACGTTTATCGCCGCGCCCGCGGTGTTCACGAATGCTTCCTCCGTGCTGGCCCTGGGCACCAGCAACCGTCTGGCGCGTGTGGTGGACCGGACGCGCCAAATTGCGCGCGAAATTCACGGCGCTCCGCCGGGAGACGCCAGCGCCAAAATGTGGGTGAACCACCTGGGCCGCATGGAGAAGCGCGGATCGCTGCTGGTGCGCGCCATGAGGTACTTTTACGGCGCCGTTGGCGCGTTTGCCGGAGCCAGCCTGGTTTCGATTCTTGGCGCGGTGCTGGCGTCCACGAATTACCGGCTGCCCTTTGAGGTGATCACCGGTATCGGCCTGGTGGCGGGCGGACTCGGGTTCACAGGACTGGTGGCGGGCTGCGTCCTTCTGGTAAGCGAAACGCGTCTGGCGCTTGCGATTATTGTGGAAGAAGCTGAGCTGGCCAAAACCTGGCTGAAATAGCGCGCGGCTGAAGGGAACCAGGAAGGTAAACGCTGCCCGTTCTTCGCCTTAGACGCTGATTACCTGGCTCCGCCGATTATCAGCATAAGAATCTGCCTATCAGCAGGTTGGGCCAATCCCCGCCAACTGTCCCTCACACCTGAGGCAGCGTCCGCTCAAGTGACCCTGGACGCTGACCTTAGGGTATATGGCCTAGTTGCAAACAGGGCCTAATAATGTGAAATGGATGCTCATTAGGCCGCTCCGATTGTGTCTTTTGACCCGCATATTCGGGCCAGATGGACGAGCCAAAGTGAGCGCCACCAGCCATCCCTACGACTGCTAACAAGGGTGGCGACAAAAGGGGTTCTCCAAAAATGGTCATGAATTTTATGTTCGCGCTCGCGCTGTTGTTGGGCACAATCGCCCCCAAGCTCCCGATCGTCGCGAAGCCGGGGACGGCGGGTACCAATCCGCTTCCCACCAAGCCTCCGAGCACGTCCGTCCAATAATCTGTTGATGAAGCGCTATCTCCTCGACTACGGATTTTGGCTCAGCGGCAGCGGCATTTGCTGCCAATTTCTGGCTTGCTTGGCCCTGGTCAGGAGAAAAGACTTTTACCGCCAATGGAAGGTCTTCAGCTACTACCTCTTCTATATGGCGGCCCAGTCCGTTGTTTCGCTGGCAATTCTGGTTCTGGCCAGCAAAGAAGTCTATGCCTTCAGCTACTACCTGGCGGATTTCATTGAAGCCATTCTGCTGAACCTGGTGGTGCTGGAGATCATGGTCAAGGTGCTGGAGCCGTTTCAGTCGCTTCCCGGACGCACCGTGGCCCGGTTCTGCTTCTGGGCCTTCCTGGGCATTTCCACCGCAGTCGCGATTTCCGTGATGCTGCCGGTCCACGCCACGGGCGTTTTCTATGAAATACCACTGACCGTTGAGCGGACAATTTTCCTGGCGGACGCGGTGCTACTCTGGGTATTGCTGGTGCAATCCAAATCTCTGGGAATCACCTGGAAGTCATCCCAGGCGGAAATTGCCGCCGGGTTCATACTGTATTTGACAGTGCAGGCGACCACGCGCTTTGCCGTGGCGATGTACAAGGGCAGCCTGCTGATCACCATTAGCGGCGTGATGGGACAACTGGCCTACCTGATCGCCCTGGTGGGTTGGATATGGACTATCACTCACAGTGATCCGCTGCCCGCGCGGCCCTCGGCGGAAACGCTGGCCCGCATGCGGGAGCTTTCCTCAGATTTTGACGCGGTTCCGAAAGAGCGCATCTTCGCCGCCGTGGGCATCAAGGTGAACCGGCCCGACCCCCTTGAAGTAGAAGACGGGAACCCTCAGCCGGATGACGACGCTGAAGAACATCGGCTCCAACCGCAGCGCGTCAGCATGAAGTAGCGGATTCTAGTCCCTGGCCGGGTCCTGGACACGTCCTTTCCATTCTCCTCCCCGTCCCAGCCAGTACTTCCACGCGGAATGAAAAGTTGCGCCCATATAAAAGAGTGCCACCAGCGGCAGTGCCAGCGACCACAGCAGATTCAGCCGGTAAAACCGGATGATGGGCCCGTAGCAAATGGACATCAATATCCAGGCCGCGGCGCCCAGCAGCGCGGGAACCAGCCGGTGACTGAAGACCACGAGCAAGGGCGGCAACAGATACGCCAGCGCCATGCCGAAGAACGACAAGAACAACAAAAGCGCTGAATGCCGCAGCTGGTTGAACGCACTGCGGGAGATCATGCGTCCGATTTCAGCGAAGGAACCGTAGGGGCGAATGCTCCGTGTTTCGCGGCTCAATCCCAGCCACACACTGCCGCCGCTGCGTTTCACGTTCTTGGCCAAAGCGCAATCGTCAATGACCTCACCTCGGATAGCGGCAATGCCTCCGGCGCGTTCCAGGATCTGCGGACGAACCAGAATGCTGCCGCCTGCTGCGCCCGCTGTGACACGACGGCGGTCGGCGATCCAGGCAGGCGGATACAGCAAGAAGAAAAAAAAGACGAACGCGGGAATCAACGCCCGTTCCGCGAAAGTACCGCAATGCAGCATGACCATGAAAGACGCCAGGTCATACGGGCCGCGGGCGGCAATGGCTGCCAGCGTGGCCACGCTGTCCGGCGCGTGCTCAATGTCGGCATCGGTGAGCAAATAAAAATCCGCATGCAGCTCGCGCACCCGTTGCACACCTTGCTCCACCGCCCACAATTTCCCGGACCATCCCGGAGGCAGCGGCTGGCCGGTGATGATGATCAGCCGCTCCGGATGACCGGACTCGGCGGCGGCGCGACGAGCGACTTCGGCGGTGCCGTCACTGCTGCCGTCATCCACCAGAATAACGCTGATCCCAACTCCGCTTTGCTTCAGCAGCGACGCAACGCTTCGGCCCACCACGCCGGCTTCATCGCGCGCGGGCACGATGGCCGTCACACGGACAGCAGGCTGGTGCGCAGGCGGCGACGGCGCAACCAGCCGCTCTGCGCGCCAGAAGCTTCCGCGCCAGAACGCAAGATAAATCCACGACAGCAGGGCGATGGCCCCGGCAAGAACAATCATGACGGGGCTATTTTACAAATTGGTGGCGTTCGACATGCGCGCCAATTGTCGTCCGGACGCGCCAAGGCAGAACACCGGCATCAGGCAGGATTGTTTGGCTGTTTACTTTGGATACGCAAAGGCTTTAATCTTCCATCAGAAGCAGTCTTATTACGATATTGTGCCCCCTTCGGACCGGAAAGCCTCAGCGCTGCATCCTTTTAGAGGATCCAAATGAACCAACACGCCCGAGAGACCGTTGCCCATAGAATCTGCCCTTTTTGCGAAGCCTGCTGTGGCCTGGAATTGACGCTGGCCGGCGGAAAGATCACGGGAATCCGCGGTCACGCCGCTGACGTTTTCAGCTGCGGCTACATCTGCCCCAAGGGCGTGGCCATCAAAGATCTGCACGAAGACCCTGACCGCTTGCGCTCGCCGCTCATCAAGCGCGACGGCCAGTTTGTGGAAGCAACCTGGGACGAAGCGTTTGCGGAAATCGAGCGCCGTCTGCCGCCGGTCATCGCCGCACACGGCAAAGATGCCGTGGGCATCACGCTGGGCAATCCCGTGGCCCACAAGATTGGCTTGTTGCTATACGCCTCGCGGCTGGCCCGCGCATTGGGGACCGTCAACGTATTTACCGCTTCCACTCTGGACCAGATGCCCAAACAGCTTTCCTGCGGGCTCATGTTTGGCGACTGGCTGTCGGTCCCCGTTCCCGACATCGAGCGCACGGAATTCCTGCTGGTGCTGGGCGCCAACCCCATGGTCTCCAACGGAAGCTTGTGGACGGTGCCGAATTTCCGCGGCAAAGCCAAAGCATTGAAAGCGCGCGGCGGCCAGATGGTAGTGGTGGACCCGCGGCGCACGGACACGGCCAAAATCGCCGACCAACATCTGTTCATCCGCCCCGGCGGCGATGTTTTCTTCCTGCTCGGCCTGACGCACACTTTGTTCGCAGAGAAGCTGGTGCGGCTGGGGCGCATGGCCCAGCACGTCGCCGGCGTAGAAGCGGTGAAAACTGCAGTCGCTGATCTTTCTCCGGAGCGCGTTGCCGACCGCTGCGGAATCCCTGCCGCAGCCATTCGTGAACTCGCCCGCCGGCTGGCCAAGGCCAAGCGCGCCGCCGTCTATGGCCGCATTGGGACCTGCACACAGGAATTCGGCACGCTTTCCAGTTGGCTAGTGGACGTGCTCAATATTTTGACCGGACATTTTGATGAACCGGGCGGCGCCATGTTTCCGCGTGCGGCAGCGTTTGCCGCCAACACCATGGGCAAGCCGGGTACCGGCCGCGGCGTAGTCACCGGACGGCGCAAGAGCCGCGTCTCCGGCGCGCCGGAAGTTTTCGGCGAATTCCCCATGAGTTGCCTGGCCGAAGAAATTGATACACCCGGCGAAGGCCGGTTGCGGGCCATGATTACCGTAGGCAGCAACCCCGTGCTGTCATCGCCCAACGGCGCGCGACTGGCGGCGGCGCTGGAGCAACTCGACTTCATGGTCAGCCTGGACGTCTATGTGAATGAAACCACGCGCCACGCGGACATTATCCTTCCCGGGCCTTCCCCGCTGGAAGACATGCACTATGACGTAGCTTTCACCCAGCTTGCCTGCCGCAACACCGTTCGCTACAGCGCGCCGGTGCTGCCGCGCCCCCAGGGCCAGCCTGACGAGTGGGAAATTTTGTTGCACTTGACCGGCATCGTCA
The Terriglobia bacterium genome window above contains:
- a CDS encoding NAD(P)H-dependent oxidoreductase subunit E, with translation MDLHLTSAQATADERAAVDSELGAPESGWQGGQRQTADTRSAFNGHYGSRHRLLPVLHAVQKRIGWISPGALNYVAVRLDVAPAEVHGVASFYGMFSLAARPAVVAHVCDDIACITRGSDKVCAELEKKLGPAGSPCSGGRATWLRSQCLGLCERAPAALISAAGEKPRERVLAPASAETVQTLVSDAVAGRMPAEPDELNIKASVPQAAQKRDSSPLRLLQRFSQGDASGLEGYKKLGGYQGLRKALAFGAEGTLREISASKLLGRGGAAFPTANKWEALFLQRHLLQTDSSRTHYVICNADESEPGTFKDRILMEGDPFAVLEGMTIAGLVTGARQGYIYLRGEYPLAAERMQNAIDDARKNGFLGENILGSDLSFNIEIRRGAGAYICGEETALFNSIEGYRGEPRNKPPFPTQSGLFRQPTAVNNVETLVNVPGIIREGGAAYAKLGTENSAGTRLFCLCGHVARPGVYETVMGTTLRQLMDLAGGVAGSGKLQAVLLGGAAGTFVAPKELDTPLTFEGTRAIGATLGSGVVMLFDDTVDLRRILLRIASFFRHETCGQCVPCRVGVTRQEEALQRLMNGKPLGSAAQELNLVREMAQAMRDASICGLGQTAASALESALQRWRLFS
- a CDS encoding molybdopterin-dependent oxidoreductase, which gives rise to MNQHARETVAHRICPFCEACCGLELTLAGGKITGIRGHAADVFSCGYICPKGVAIKDLHEDPDRLRSPLIKRDGQFVEATWDEAFAEIERRLPPVIAAHGKDAVGITLGNPVAHKIGLLLYASRLARALGTVNVFTASTLDQMPKQLSCGLMFGDWLSVPVPDIERTEFLLVLGANPMVSNGSLWTVPNFRGKAKALKARGGQMVVVDPRRTDTAKIADQHLFIRPGGDVFFLLGLTHTLFAEKLVRLGRMAQHVAGVEAVKTAVADLSPERVADRCGIPAAAIRELARRLAKAKRAAVYGRIGTCTQEFGTLSSWLVDVLNILTGHFDEPGGAMFPRAAAFAANTMGKPGTGRGVVTGRRKSRVSGAPEVFGEFPMSCLAEEIDTPGEGRLRAMITVGSNPVLSSPNGARLAAALEQLDFMVSLDVYVNETTRHADIILPGPSPLEDMHYDVAFTQLACRNTVRYSAPVLPRPQGQPDEWEILLHLTGIVKGRGAGVDIAQLDDELAAEDVRRMAGPLAAVVLKTVAHRSGPERLLDLALRGGPYGDQYGLKSNGLNLDQVKAAKGGIDLGPLSPRVPEVLRTPSGKIELAPPMLLQDLKRAAADLEKPAPELVIIGRRQLHSNNSWMHNLPVLAKSSRCTAMVNPADAARFGLHDGGKARITRGNSSVEAEVQISDDMMPGVVSLPHGWGHDLAGAKMTVAASQPGTNLNALLDENLRDPLSGDSVLSGVAIQIAPVA
- a CDS encoding DUF2721 domain-containing protein, whose amino-acid sequence is MPTPLSDNPFAILTFIAAPAVFTNASSVLALGTSNRLARVVDRTRQIAREIHGAPPGDASAKMWVNHLGRMEKRGSLLVRAMRYFYGAVGAFAGASLVSILGAVLASTNYRLPFEVITGIGLVAGGLGFTGLVAGCVLLVSETRLALAIIVEEAELAKTWLK
- a CDS encoding haloacid dehalogenase type II; protein product: MDFSSIRLITFDCYGTLIDWETGMLAALRPLFSREGRQVSDLQLLEHYGEIEAELEAGPYLPYKQVLSQTVQEMGRRLGATISEDDGSRFAQSLTSWEPFPDTVAGLHALSRRFRLGVISNIDDDLFAVTKKKLGVEFSLIVTAQQVQSYKPSLRNFQEAMARSGLKKQEILHAAQSLYHDVVPANLLGIRNAWVNRPSIRPGSGAAKPAVAQPTVQVSSVAELAQLLLK
- a CDS encoding glycosyltransferase, with product MIVLAGAIALLSWIYLAFWRGSFWRAERLVAPSPPAHQPAVRVTAIVPARDEAGVVGRSVASLLKQSGVGISVILVDDGSSDGTAEVARRAAAESGHPERLIIITGQPLPPGWSGKLWAVEQGVQRVRELHADFYLLTDADIEHAPDSVATLAAIAARGPYDLASFMVMLHCGTFAERALIPAFVFFFFLLYPPAWIADRRRVTAGAAGGSILVRPQILERAGGIAAIRGEVIDDCALAKNVKRSGGSVWLGLSRETRSIRPYGSFAEIGRMISRSAFNQLRHSALLLFLSFFGMALAYLLPPLLVVFSHRLVPALLGAAAWILMSICYGPIIRFYRLNLLWSLALPLVALFYMGATFHSAWKYWLGRGGEWKGRVQDPARD
- a CDS encoding (2Fe-2S)-binding protein is translated as MSKSVTAITQLLDAPQPTIPLPRGPVPQAPPERERRLVEIKIDDRAISVPEGSTILDAAKKIGIDTPTLCFLESLTPVNVCRVCVVELEGSRTLVPACSRKAEPNMSIKTDSERVRLSRRLVLEFLASSVDLSTAPAMQEYMKRYGAHPERFGDAHATVAQPVKIDNDLYVRDYSKCVLCYKCVEACGVDAQNTFAIAVAGRGFSAHIATEFDVPLPDSACVYCGNCIGVCPTGALMFKSEYDMRQAGTWDEARQSQMDTICPYCGVGCNLTVHEQDGKIVRVTSPLDHTVTHGNLCIKGRFGWQYVQIAPAENGK